CGTCGGATGGATACATAATGCTCTCGACCAGAAATATTATACGAACCAGCAGTCTGCTCTGCAGGTCGGCGCAGGCCTCGTTTCGGGCACGGTCGGCGCGCCCTTGATGGCCGGCGTAACGCTCGCCGCAAAATGGTGATCCGGCATTGTCGCACGGAAGCGCTGCGCGCGCCTCATCGATGAGCGCCGCCGCTTATGAGAAGCGATGTCGACCCGATCGATAGCCATCGAATTCTCTACCGACCATCGTCGGAGAGACCGCCATGCGCGAACACCGCAATGGCTCGACTAGAGCGAGGAAGATGAACGAGATTTCGCCAAATATTACCTCCGAGGTAATTGCTCATAAGCAAAGGCCTGGGTCAATATAGATAAAGAGTGCTTTCGCAATGCGAGAAACCGCTCTGTCGCCACCAAGTATAGGGATTCATAGAGGATGTTGTACACGAGATGTGAGTGCGAATACATCGCTATTTTCTTTAAACAGAAGAGATGGATCAGCGTCTGCCTTCTGGCGCTCGGCGCGCCAATTGCCGCTCGGGCGGCTCCCGCAGCCAACGATCATCCTACACCGTCAGAAGCCGCGATCGAGGATGTCATCGTGACCGGCACGCGCGAATACGGGATCAATGCCAGACAAAGTTCTTCGCCCATTACGATTATCAGTTCGGGAAAGTTGAAAGAAACGGGCCAGACGAATATTTTGGATGCGCTGCTACGTCTTGCGCCGTCCTATAACGCCAACGCCGTCAATTTTGATTTGAGCGCTCTCGTCCGTTCGCCGCGTCTGCGTGGGCTCACGGCGAACCATGTTCTCGTCCTCGTCAACGGTAAGCGCCGGCATGGAACAGCCGTCATTTCCACCGGAGGCTTCCCAAAAGGTTCGGCCGGCGCCGATCTCGATTTGATCCCGGTCTCGGCTGTCGACCACATCGAAATCTTGGAGGACGGCGCGGCCGCTCAATACGGATCCGACGCGATCGCCGGCGTCGTCAACATCATTCTGAAGAATTCGCCCGACGAGGGCGAAATCGACGCGGTCATCGGTCGATATGGAAAGAGCTACAATCCCAATTCGCTCGGCGACGGCTTCACTCGAAATGTACAAATCGACAAGGGATTCGATCTCGACGGGCGCGGATTCGTGCATTTGAGCGGAGAGTTGACGTCTCATTTGCATAGCAATCAGACCGGGTCGGATCAGAATGTGTTTCAGGATGGCCTGCGCGTCGGCCCAGGCACCCCTTATCCATGGATCGATCCGAATGTCGCCGCCGTCATCGGCGATCCCAAATATCTCCTGCCTCTGCTCGGCGTCAATTCGGGCCTCGAACTCGATAATGGAATCGAGCTTTACGCCTTTGGTACGGGCGGAACGCGCGTAGCCGAATCCTTCCAGAACTACCGGGCGCCTGACTTCAATGGGACATCCCCGAACACTGTCATCTACCCCAACGGCTTTGTTCCGGCGGAGAAGATAAGCGAGTATGACTGGTCGGGCACGATCGGTTCGAAGGGAGTCTTCCTCGGGGATGGGCGGTGGGACGTCAGCCTGACCTACGGTGGCGACAACATCGACGTCGGCCTGAACAGCTCCGCCAACAGAACCTTGTTCAATGATACGCTCGCGACGAGAGGCGCTGGTTGGACGCCGACGAGTTTCTATATCGGGCAGTATTCGAACACTCAGCGAACGATCAATGTCGATTTCATCAAACCGTTTTCGCTGAGCATTGCGCCGGAGCCGATCAACGTAGCCATCGGCGCGGAAAACAGGCGTGAAACCTATCAAATCAAGCAAGGCGACTTTTGGTCCTATTATTCGGCCGGCCCTGCCGCTTTCGCCGGAATTCGACCGACCGACGCCGGCAGCCACGGTCGTGACGTCTATGCGGGCTATGTCGATGTGAGCACCAAGCTCCT
This genomic window from Methylosinus sp. H3A contains:
- a CDS encoding TonB-dependent siderophore receptor translates to MLYTRCECEYIAIFFKQKRWISVCLLALGAPIAARAAPAANDHPTPSEAAIEDVIVTGTREYGINARQSSSPITIISSGKLKETGQTNILDALLRLAPSYNANAVNFDLSALVRSPRLRGLTANHVLVLVNGKRRHGTAVISTGGFPKGSAGADLDLIPVSAVDHIEILEDGAAAQYGSDAIAGVVNIILKNSPDEGEIDAVIGRYGKSYNPNSLGDGFTRNVQIDKGFDLDGRGFVHLSGELTSHLHSNQTGSDQNVFQDGLRVGPGTPYPWIDPNVAAVIGDPKYLLPLLGVNSGLELDNGIELYAFGTGGTRVAESFQNYRAPDFNGTSPNTVIYPNGFVPAEKISEYDWSGTIGSKGVFLGDGRWDVSLTYGGDNIDVGLNSSANRTLFNDTLATRGAGWTPTSFYIGQYSNTQRTINVDFIKPFSLSIAPEPINVAIGAENRRETYQIKQGDFWSYYSAGPAAFAGIRPTDAGSHGRDVYAGYVDVSTKLLPNWKVDVAGRYENYSDFGGTLNGKLSTRFDFTRELAVRGTLSTGFRAPTLAEEYFSQSAVSPTSAYVILPPNSNAAAIAGARSLRPEKSTNISVGLVTEITPGLHGSVDLYQIDIRDRIVSTGALTGPAAIAAITASGNVIDPTANATASYFLNGADTRTRGVDIKADYAVDFDQYGALRYDFAASFNSTSILGVRESPAAFNGAPLLDPVARSNITDWVPHTKIILGATYLKDAWTFTLRLTRYGTVSAVSATPTTDTAPYYTNVITPKLITDAEIGYDFGIGLHAAIGANNLFAVRPNETLLSTRVFNTTVFPTFSPFGVNGGYYYARMAYKF